The segment TCTTACAGGGCTGCAGAATGGATGAACAAAGATGTACTCTCCCACCCACACTTAAAGTAAGTCCTTTGTTATGAATGGTTTGAAGTTGAAGTTGAAACCCTTTATATTGTAACAGTATCAGTGATCAGTCAAGAAAGTAAACGGAAGAAAACACTAGCCAAAATGTCTACTGAGTTTcttatacattttacaatagaattctgattgagcgttTAAGTTATGATTGATTGACCTATgagatattaaaacaaacacattcccAAGGGAATTTAAGGATTAATATCACAAGTTATCTTAAATCGCTTAATCATTTCAGGGTAAATTAAAtgtagtaataatattaaaacattaataaagtcgcaactttaaaaaaaactgtttaaaaatgttgaCCTTACGAATACTGAAAGAGCTCTTGTTGGTATATTGGAGCTCAAGTTCAATGCAcagaatatatgtatatataaatattattatgtgGATGGATGGAAGcttgtttgatttgattttacgCTTTTATAAAAGGTGAGGTGGCTAAAgcattatctttttttgtttctctcaGACTGAAGACGACTACATACCTTACCCCAGTGTGCATGAGGTAAGAGAAGCTAAACTGGGAACAAGAGGACACACTAtttgtactgttgattttttatttgtatccaACAGCAGTAATCAAATTAATTCATCCAGCCGCAATTCAATTACAATGGTACACTAAATGACGCAGATGTTCATAAACTCTTTTTATATGTTTCAATGGTCAATAGCATGTCCTCTGTTTGCTACTGGTAATATTAGAATGTCCGGTCTCACATTTGAAAGCCAACTACTTTCTTCTGTgccaaaatacaaaacacttgGTTTGGGATATTCAGATAACTTGTAAGCCTTGAATTATATGTAGTcttatgtttatttaatttttaaaaatagccataaATATAACATGGGATTTAGGTTTAATACTATAGTCATGTTTGTACAACTATATTATTGTCTTGTAAGAAATCTATTTATTCCAACCATCATATAAATAGGTGTAAAAGAATTTGGATCAACTGGCTATACGTTAACACACAAGGAatcttttttataatgttttttttttattatttacttatttatctgaaaacaaaatgtgcaaaatttGCATTCCAAACTCAGTCAGGATCAGaggaatcaatgcttctgaaccttcAGGTCGAAAGTTGTTACATGCAGAATATATGGAATCAAATAAGTAGCTTGAATCCAATTAGTTTGTGCATGTAACAAGAGAGAAAATGCTTACTTTATTTAATGGATGAATTAAAATGATGGAACACATGATGGATactgaaatttaaaataaaaacatggaagTGGACACAAATGGGAAGGCAGTCGACTGTACAGTATTGCATTGAGAGGTGATAAAGGAGGTCACTAGAGCACACCTCAGGGAAAGCAGCAATGACACATGGATAGAATTAAAGAACAATTGTATGTCCTCTACTGCTTCACCATTTAAAAAGATCCCAAAGGACTAAAAGAGGTCAGGGTATGTGGGCTTTCTAAAAACCTTGACTTACTCTTAACTCTCTCAAGCACTGTACAATAACACTTCATTAAGCCCTGTCTGTCAAATTAGAAAAGGTCCTAGCTAATGAGTCTAGGTTTAGGTTTGAATctgctgtaaaatgtaaaagCTGGTCTTTGTCTACAGCTAAGTCATCATTTGTCAATACCTGCTCAGTTCTTCAGTTACATTCAGTGCAGTTTCAGAGTTTAAATCGAATGACACAGAGATCTGCGAGTAGGCCGGTTCGATCTTACCAGCCTTGTTACCTCTTTCAGGTCCTGGCCCGCACAAGCCCGTTTCCCCTCATTCTCCTGCCCCAGTTTGGGGGTTACTGGATCGAAGGGACCAACCATGACTTAAACAGCCCCCCCGAGACAGAGCAGCTTCTTTCCCCCACCGCTCGCATCAAGCTGGAGTGCAACACCACCGCCAAGCTGTTTAGGAAGCACTTTCTGGGCAAGGTGAGCAATGGGAGAGGGCCTCGCAACACCACTAGGCCCGGGAGCATAGGGTCTGGGCTTGCACTCTAGGGCCTGACACAGCAAAGCGTGCAAGACAAACACACTCAACTTGATTAgcggtagccaccgaacacttgtACACATGCACAAAGCacttttaataaaaactgaactATGTTTATAAGATAGGTCAGTTTGCATAACATAGTGGGATAGAACATTCTTGTCTCAATTTAAGTCAATGTTTAATGGAAGCAAAGAGAATTGAGGTGCTGAATGCTAGTGTTTGTATGTCAGTTAATCTAATAAATCAGAATCAAACTCACTATCTTAGCCTTCATCGTGGGACCTCTTGAAGAAAGAACCCAAGAACAAACACTACTTAATTGAGATCTGTTTCTGGTTGCATTTAAAAATTATCTGTGAAAGAAGCCCCTTAAATGGCATGCTCAGTCCTGCTTCTCCTGAGCAGTTCAGAGTGCTGCCAAGCAGTTTAATCAATGATCTGGATGAGCAGACAAAAACCTGTGCTTGATGAGAATTCCCACTCTGAGCAGCTCAGTTACTTAACAAGCCCACTATAGTAAATGAAAAACTCATTTCAGTACAAATCTCCTGCCAATTTCAGTGGCTTCCCCCCTTGTGAAGTCACATGTTTACAATTGCATGATTAGCCCCCAAGCAACTGAAAATATACGACTAAATATAATCTTCAATCCTGTGGTCATTTAGCTCAGTCACGCCATTCAAAATATGTTCTGAATCTGGCCTGAGTAACCATATGCTCTTCTCAAATAGCATTAACTCATCAATCTTTGTGATGTTATTTAGGTCCAGACAATAGAAAAATACCTATGTGGAAAGACTAGTGTCTAGAAAAATGTCCCTACTGAAAGCTGATTGTTCCTCTTGTTTTTGATGTTTAGGAACATTTTAATTACTACTCCACGGACAGCACCCTGGGACACCTGGTCTTCTCAATGAAATACGATGTGATCGGGGATCAGGAGCACCTGCGTCTGCTCCTGCGGTAAATACACCTCACACCTTCCTCTAGGGTACATTTATCCACATTTACTATGGAAGCCACTAGCAAGAGAGATCCAATCCAAAATATCCTTGTACACGTGTTCAGTATCCTTGTATCTGTTCTGTATGTTTCTTTATTGCTGTTtctgtttagattattatttgccgtgcttactaactattcccgTAGAAGTGgattctgaaaagactcctcaatacTCCTTGAGCTTGTATCCATTCCGTGACCGAATAACCTGTTAGTCACGATATATTATCACTCAATAATATGCCCCACGATGGTTTTGGACCAATTATCACAATATTATTGTGACAATATATTATTGTAGAAATTCATGAGAGAATTTAAATGATCAGACTAACTCGCAATTCAGTTCTATACCTGTCTGTATAAAGTTATGTACAATCaaaaacatttcagtttaaaCGACTAGGACATATCAAGTACTTGCACAGCTGGCTTCAAATGTAGACTATAAATGATTTATATatcaacaaaaaaaagtaaatactgtaataGATTTAGcagttatgaaaatgcttatataaTTCTGACAATAAGCTGGCTGTAGATGCATTATTTTACAGCACAACTGTGGGAACACTATGCAAATCACTCCAGTAGTCTCACATTATTAATATGCTTGACTAGGAAAAGCAGCAATTTTCATGCTTTCTGTTCCTGCTCAAAAcaatataatgtactgtactagGACAGTTAATCCCAGACTCATGTTTTGCTTTGAAAAGATAGATAAGACTGTGGACTGCTGGTGTGTATGGAGTTCTGAGCCATGCTCTACAAGTGAACACTTGATGTGGTCTGTAGATAGTGGTATCCGATCTTGGATCTAACACTAGATTtgctctgtatttaaaaaaaaaaaaaaaaccacaaagttTTTGTTTTACTCAAACTTGAAAATGAAGTGACAATTAACAACGTTACTGCCTACAGTCAGGCACTCCGAGCTCCTCATCACAGctctgtgtaacaggcagtgttgtgtggtgcactgccgttacggattctgtcccctgtctgGGAAATCAGGTTAAAAGTTTTATAACCACGAACCCCAtcccagctcttttgcatagtggttaagacgagAGAGATtgcctcagtcctgacctgagcACCGCCTTCCAACCATTCTGTGTCAAACTGTGTGGAGTTGTGCTGGGTCCACTCGGAGCTAGATTGAGACCTCTAAACCTATTTCACTTATGACCTGAGCTGGAACCCAGGCCTCTAAAAGGTGAATTGGACTGAGAGGCTAGTGAATTGCACTGCTGTGCCACCTAGCTACTGATTTACTGTCCATTCTGAGAGAAGCAAACCTGGTCCTTTATCAAACAGTGACGCAACTGAATAGTGACTTCCATTTCATAAGTGTAGCCCAGGAAAGCAAATTCGTCTTCTgcaacaaaaatgaaacaaagacCTCCGCAAAGGGAAGGACAGCTGGTAAACTGTCCAAATGATCCACATTCTTAATAGAACCGTCCACCAAATACATACAATTTTCAGGTGTAAAGTCTCTTAGAACatctgttatgtttttattttcagaactaaACTGAAAACATACCACGATGTCATTCCAATATCCTGCCTCACTGAGTTTCCCAATGTTGTACAAATGGCTAAGGTAAGCACTGGAGATTGGAATAAGAGTTTCTGCAGAGATTTGCCCAGGCTTGTTTAGCAAAAAAAGCACCACATTTAAAGGACACTGGCAAATGGAAGTAAATGGAATCCCAACACTACttccatttttcatttaaataaatctaACATGCAATGCCCAAAAACTGCATCTGTGGTACAGATGTTTTCAGCTACAACCACCCAGAAAGCATAGCAcggtataataaagcatagtgaaagaatagtaaagcattgtaaagaccaacAAGGTATGGCATATTAAATTATATGgtaaaccaggataaactatggtaaatttaTAGTATAACTttgggaaaagcatggtacagCTGCAAAAATATTATGGTCAACTTTTAAGGGACCTGAATAGGCAACAGTTGTGTTTGTTGCCAGTTAAACATATCAAACATAAGAATTTTATTATATTACAAACCTGCAGTACAGCACTGGGCAGGTCCTAACAGGGCTCTTTAGCATAAAGATGTCTTTGACAAACAGGAGCTAGGCCCTCAGATGTAATCACAGCTCTGTTTCCAGTGATAAGGTGGGTGCAGATAAGCGTTGTTATCAGATAAGAGGGATCTGTTGTTCCAGACAAGGCTCACTCTCTGGTTCGGGTTTCGGTAATGCAAGGTCCTGTTGCTAGGAATGCCAGCTGTCCCTGTTTACACACACGCACCAATGAGTAACAAAGCAATCGCCAAGCCAACCAGCTCTGTGTAGCTTCACGGGTACTGCAGTGTAGTGCCACGCTTCACCGTGGTGTTACAGGAGAAGCTCTGAGCTTACTAGATTTAAAAAGGATTCGTTGAATGGCCCGCCTATAATAACCACTCACAAGAAATACCCTTAAGTCATTTGAGCCAAGAAATGCACAGAAATTGAAACCAGTCCATTGTAGACATTGGAGGGACTTGGCTAACGCATAAAAAATTTGAAATCTCTTTCGGACTGTGGAGTGTGTTTCttgtttcaactttttttttttttataaaggtctgttcaaatatgtaaatcaatggctaaaaaagaagaaacaacatCTTGTTTGAAATTCTTATGCCCTAAGCTCAGGCTTATTTCTAGCTATTTATATTTAGTATCTGATCCcatatgttttaatattaataaaccTCTATTTTGTAATTGTGTATCTCTCATTAGGATTTGTATCCATTTCTGTATCAGTGCAATACATCTCAATAAATGTACTTTGAATTATCCCAATAGAAATAACTACATTTGTGACTGAAGTGGTTTTATACTATAAAAAGCCCTAACTGTCTTTTTCTTTTCAGCTCATTTGTGAAGACGTGAATGTGGACAGATTTTATCCTGTCTTGTACCCCAAggtatacacaatatataaacatacagtgtatatatgtgtgtctgtATTTGTTGAATACCGTTGCTCCTTATAAGAAGTGATAACACTCAATATCCTCTGCCCCCAACTTTTATTTTTACTAAGCCTTTGCGTCAAACTTCAATTTGAAACATACATTGTAAATGGTAACTTGAAAGCatgactgaactttttttttttctatgtataaTAAATATGTCTTTATAGCGGTCTAGACGTGTGAAAGTCTCATGTACGTTCTCTCGGTTTCCCTCCTCAGGCTTCACGACTGATTGTTACTTTTGATGAGCATGTCATCAGCAACAACTTCAAGTTCGGAGTTATCTATCAGAAATTTGGGCAGGTGAGCACTCTGGTTTacattattgattattattaaaattcTCAGAATCGCTACTTCCTTTTAAACGAAACTCTTACATGATCGATTTTAGTTGTGCAGGCAGTGTTTGGTTGCTGTAGTTCCAGTGTTGCTACATGAGCGTTGCTCTGGTTATAGTTCAAAGAGGCTTGGACAAGATGTTCTGTTTACAGCTAGCAATATGAACATCAGCACAATAACGCCAGAGCTAGACCCCCTCTCCCACAGACCCCTTTCAACTCAGCCACTGGCATTCCTAATAGCCATGAAGGAGTTGGAAATGAGGAGCCACTCTCAAACCTGTAAGAGTCCTTCAGGGGGACCTTTTGAAAAGCTCTTTTCATCCAGGCCCAGATAAAAGTGCTctggaaaaatacaaataaaagccgTCTTGCTGGGAAGTGGCTTGTCTTTTGTTCTCAAGTGACCCTGAAGTGCTTTCCTCCAGCTTCACGCTGCCCTGACACTTGAGTGGATCCCAGGGTCCAGACTCGTTGTTTTTAATAACAACTACTTGTACCACGCCAGACCTTGTGCTTAGTAGAAATTAGGAATAATGTTTATTCAGCTGTACCATTACCGTGATTATTATGTTAATTGGATTTAGGTTCACCTTTTTAAAAGGCTTATTAGAATTGCTGATGTTGCATTGTGTTTCTCTTAATTTTAAGGTTGATTATGTTAGATCGGTGAGgctttgtttgatattttttttcttgtttattttaacgagggggggggggtacattgtattaaatgttgtattgtatttttttatatagaatgtAGAGAGGCAAGACAAGATGAAACAGATTAAACTGCTTTTAACTAATTTAGTTGGCCTAGGTTCTAATTAGGTGTGCTAAATAAGCTTGGAGCAACATAATCAGTCAAGCTTTCCACTAGTATTTAAACACATTGGTGCAAATAATTGGTAAGTCCTAGTTTTttcaaactgagaaaaaaaaagtttccgaCTGTAATGAGACTGATCTATGAGTTCATGCTCTGACCTGGTGCCCTGCTTACTGTTTAAGCTTTGGTGAATGCCAGCACGGCTGTGTTTCATTTATTTGGTTGTTTTTCAGACAAGTGAAGAAGAGCTCTTTGGAAACAGTGAGGAGAGTCCGGCCTTCGTCGAGTTCCTGGAGCTGCTGGGGCAGAAGATTGAACTCCACGATTTCAAAGGGTAGGAATCCAGTGTACTGGATAAGACCAAGCTCCTACATTCATTGAGAAACCAGACACGTTCACACAACATGGCAGtgtttacctttaaaaaaaacaatgcattagtCACACAACAGGGCAATTGCTATATAGCAGGCCAGTGGTGGAGCTTAACTCAAAACATGTTCTGTAATAATGTTTTCATATAGTGAATTGCTTGTGAAATGTTTATACCCTGTACTGTATACACACATTGAAATTCCATACCGGTGTTGCCTGACAATGCCTCTCGACAATGGGGAGGGGGGGACAGTAGAAacttaacattgttttattaaatctttgtttaagcactttattattattattattattattattattattaatttcttagctgtgAGCGACTGTCTGCAGGATGCTTGCTAGATTTGGGGTGCCTGCTTTTAAAGCTGTGGGTGACTGTCTGAATGCCATTTGCTGTATTTCGGGTACCTGCTGTTTGACCAGTTTTGATTGAAGGTACCTGCTGATTTTTGTTCTAGTTTCCGTGGGGGTCTGGACGTGGCACATGGGCAGACTGGCACAGAGTCGGTGTACTACAACTTCAGAAACAAGGAGATCATGTTCCACGTGTCCACCAAGCTGCCGTACACCGAGGGTGACACACAGCAGGTAGCCTGCCTCCCCGTCCTGTCTGAATACAGAACTACTGCTTAACATTTTCACTGCCTCGTAAATAGGACTTGTGTTTCTGCTGTGCTTGTGTAAAAGTGCCACTTTGACATTGTTCCATTAAAATCCTTGTTGCAGCATTTTACAAACACAACACCAAACTCTTATATAATCTATGATAACTGTACCATACAGATTCAGAAATCTAATTAAAAAACAGTGCTGTCAAATCCagattttttacacatttaaaacagaaaattacaAGGGAGATGATTTCTATGTGCGTTTTATGCATTTGTAAGGGTTATACTTAAGTAGATCGCTGGAAAATAATCCTCAGACAAGCCATTGTTGTTACCTTGGGCATCAGAATTGTAAACCCCAACTTTATGGCTACGACATCTCACTAGAATTCATCTTCCCAACAAGATCAAAACAGGACCCCCTGTGGACATTGTCCGTTTAAAGACTACACTATTCACACCCTTACAACTTGTTTGACAATATGGTATATTTCGGGGAGACAGAAACGATGAGCCCTCTTATCATAGGAACGGAAAAGGTTACAGGTTTTAAAATATACTTCTTACTGGCATTAGCAGCATTATAATTGGTCCCCTTGtcaatgtgtttatttacaataccAGTACATGTACACCTTTAAGTTGTGAATCAGGTCCAGGTTGTGTGGGCAGGCAGTACAGAGAATGCCACACTGTCCTTACAAGGTCTCTCAGATATTAGCTCCAGTAAAACACCATTTGAAAATAGTCTGTCCCTGACAATTGCagcaataaaagtaaaataaataaaaaaggtagcAAACAAAGCACTCTCATTTTTGACTCCATATTCTCATCCCCTACCCCTGAAGAACAGATACATTTGTTAGCAGCTTAATCAGTAACTGATTTGCAAGTCATTTTACACTCAGATGGATTGTCAGTTGCCTCCTCCTTTTCTCCAGTCTGTGATACCAATATCCCCCTCTTGTTTCTCCACATTAACCCATCAGAACGCCTctgttcagtgtgtgtttctccacATTAACCCAGCAGAACGCCTCtgttctcagtgtgtgtttctccacGTTAACCCATCAGAACGCAATTGAAGGAGTATATAgtctgaatataaaattagtcagtCTGTCGCTCACGGAACTGTATTATTTAGCAAAGCACTCGAAACAGAAGGacgttaatttttttaaaattttgactgttcattggatagaaagagggttacttgtatctactgtcaaagtgagttccagtatcacagcagtgcatctagtctgctgtaccacctgcatgctaaacatgctttcacttctcaaaatacactctagtagtttttctgctacagcCATCAACGCAACAAATTAAACTGTCAGTTTCAACAGAGTACTCTTAGAAATTCATACGATACTAGAAGTATAACCAGTGCggttggatagctaccgactgcagaccagctaacattgtagctttgttttatttcaataaccacatttatttttaaacaatattatttacaattatggacaATATAACCGTTACttagtgaatgttttgtttttttaggcaatttcaagttattaataagatTATTTAAAACAGCAATGAAATGTCTgggtaaaggaaactgataattgtaaatgcagtaaggcgagtaaactgactccattgtgatttagcaatTGGttcaaaacaatttaacaacaatgctggattgtaaataaaatataaaactataaaaagaaTCCAGAAATGgttaaacagggtttttatgctgggttgttttttgaatgaatgataatactgataataatactgataataataataataataataataataataataataataataataatcagtaattaAATACTTAAATGGGGGATGCAGtaattataaattaaatatgtgattaaaaccaagattaatttTGTAATCAAGATTAATCGCAATTAAtatttaatcgcttgacagccctaatttaaaAAACAGTCATACAACTGATATCTACCCCACTTACAATCACTTTAGGAAATAAAATATtagattacatttaaacaactgGACTGTATTTTGTATTGCGCCCCAGTTTAAGAACTGTAGCTAGATCGACGTTAAACCCTTTCATTGGGCATTCACCCagcatttcattatttaaatagctAATCCAGCACTCTCAGATCACAGAAATGTGTACAGTAACCAGTGCGATTTCAATTGGAGGTTTTTCCCCTCTATATGAAAGATGCTACTATAAATTATTTCTCATTTCCAAGTCATCAATTATTTCCATAAAAATGACATATTTGCCCGAGTACCGTAGTATATTTACCAGTGGATTGGTAAATTAGGCAGTAGGTGAGTTGGAGGACTTGGTCCCTGCAGTTTATTGGAGGCTGCAATATGTTTTTATTGATGTACAAGGATATTATCCAAGTTCTGTTCATCATTTCATAAAGATTGATATCTAACAAAGTCAATAGTGAACACCAACACCTGGACTATGAATAGCTGTCACACCCGGATGAAAACACATTGGTAATTGCATACTAGATTCATATCGAGCTCAGTAAGCTGTTAAGCTTCAGCAGAAGTAACATTGTCTTCATAAATTGATCCcttatttatttacattcagATAGCAAATAAATCCAGCTTGTGTCTGGTGAGACTTGTATTAAAAACAGTTTCCTGCCACATTAAATTACATACATGCTACTCAATTGCAAATTAGTGGAATATAAAATTGCATACAAGATAGTCATCCGATCACGGTTACAGATTTGTCAGATTTCATCTTGTGCTTTGTACAGATGTCACCCTGTGCAGAGAGCACACACAATTCTAATGCTCACTTTTTTTCAAAGCAGTTCCTGAGTCAGatcttcatttttgtgatttcTAGTAAGTTCATACAAGTCCTTTCacccaaacaatatacaataattGAGACACCCTATCCAGGACTAATTATTCTGTAGTAAAGGCGATTTTTATTTATTAGAAGGCACACGGGATTACAGAAACAGGTAAACTGAATAATATGCACCATTTGGGTTCCTGAAGGGGCTCTAACACTGCTTTATCTCTATAGCTCCAGAGGAAGAGGCACATAGGAAATGACATTGTGGCCATAGTGTTCCAGGATGAGAGCACACCGTTCGTGCCAGACATGATCGCGTCCAACTTCCTGCATGCCTACATCGTGGTACAGGTGGTGAACCCCTGCTCCGAGAACACGCTCTATAAGGTAATCTCAGGTGATGAGCCCCCAGACTGGTGCCATGGCATGCTGGAGACTGTATCTGATAAATATCAGTACTTGTCAACCATGCACCTCAAGCACACTCAAAAGTGACAGGTTTTGTTTAAGCCAGTCAGATTTTCTATCTAATGTACTTAGCAATTCAATATAGCTAGAGACGATTTCAGGTGATGAAGGCCTTCTGGGAGCATACTAAAAAACAATGCAGATATAAAACCTGTATTTGGTTGTAGCACCCTTTATTCTTGACATCTGTGTTTCAACAAAATATCCACATGATTTATCACCTAAATATAATTAAACTGTCAGAAAGATGCGTTCAAGGAAGATAAGGGAGATTTGGCCATCATAATTTGGCCATAGAGAATATCTACAGTAAATCAAGGCCAATGGAGGACCCACGAGACACACTACCAAAACGTATGGTCCAAAGCCGTCCAAACCTGTGTAATTAAAAGAGCTATTCCGATTACCTGGGGAGTTGTTCCCGAGCCATGCAAACAAtgaaaaaaaggtacattttctgaAAAGCTGACTTAATAGTAgtagatacacacagacactgatTCAGTAATGTCATGCTCATAAAAACATGCAGCACGTTTAAAGCACAACAGCAGTACCTGCATGTTGACTGAACTTGCTTTTACCCAAGACTACAGACTGCccttgcagtcttttcaaacccaGTAAAATCTCTAAATGGGATACTTCAAAAGAACTGTATTGTGGAGCTCTAGAGCCATCCTCTGGACAGCCCTGGTGTAGTGCATTTAAAAACCAGTCATGCCTTACCACGGGATACACAAGACAACACCCGGAGGCTTGTGACTGCTTAGAGACCTTGTTTAATGACATGATATGGTGTCATTAAACAAAGActatgaaagaaagaaacaaagactATGACAGTAATTCTGTTGTAATATAATATGGATGTTTTCTTCCATAGGTGTCTGTAACCGCCCGAGATGATGTGCCTTTCTTTGGACCTGCATTACCGAACCCAGCCATTTTCAAAAAGGTACAGTAAGATGTCCAGTGCCCTCGATAAGGTGAAATGCAGTGAACCCCCTCTGTCTGCAGACCTCCCTCTATTGAGACATTACTCAGTCCCTTAGGTGATCTTTCATGTGGAACCAAAACCAAGTAGCGCATGTATCTAAAAAGGGATCCGTTCAGGTTAGAACAGGAAAACGTGAATACTTTAAGAATCTAAAACCTCCAGATGATAAACCACAAATACACATGTTGTATTACAATAGCATGTAACAGGACACATTACTCACACATAGATACGTAATGCATGTTCAAAGTTGTCTTCTGTTCTGATGCCAGTTCCAAATGGATGACCCattcctgcagcaccatgcagAACACCTTCTCTCAGTGACAG is part of the Acipenser ruthenus chromosome 27, fAciRut3.2 maternal haplotype, whole genome shotgun sequence genome and harbors:
- the LOC117432073 gene encoding rap1 GTPase-activating protein 1-like isoform X7 produces the protein MIEKMQGCRMDEQRCTLPPTLKTEDDYIPYPSVHEVLARTSPFPLILLPQFGGYWIEGTNHDLNSPPETEQLLSPTARIKLECNTTAKLFRKHFLGKEHFNYYSTDSTLGHLVFSMKYDVIGDQEHLRLLLRTKLKTYHDVIPISCLTEFPNVVQMAKLICEDVNVDRFYPVLYPKASRLIVTFDEHVISNNFKFGVIYQKFGQTSEEELFGNSEESPAFVEFLELLGQKIELHDFKGFRGGLDVAHGQTGTESVYYNFRNKEIMFHVSTKLPYTEGDTQQLQRKRHIGNDIVAIVFQDESTPFVPDMIASNFLHAYIVVQVVNPCSENTLYKVSVTARDDVPFFGPALPNPAIFKKGPEFHEFLLTKLINAEYACYKAEKFAKLEERTRTALLETLYEEMHINSQSMMGIGGDDDKMENGAAGGGGFFESFKRVIRSRSQSMDAMGLSNKKQNTVCTSHSGSFTHSAPETPKTPGISLIIPGKSPTRKKSGPFSSRRSSAIGIENIQEVQERSRECSPSFQRTTDSGHISQEPKSDSSNQSSPEMPTTKNSYSVYCRAASIPEANDLSRSSSNASSFASVVEENEVLEEYDTGMESLSSAGTPHKRDSFTYSPWLEDSVSSASAASGGNSPVPPRCPQPDSGKPAEPSRPEIRIKLEKPHEQTSSHSHKKHKIKELRRARMFATTDDDDSQPPGF
- the LOC117432073 gene encoding rap1 GTPase-activating protein 1-like isoform X8, producing MIEKMQGCRMDEQRCTLPPTLKTEDDYIPYPSVHEVLARTSPFPLILLPQFGGYWIEGTNHDLNSPPETEQLLSPTARIKLECNTTAKLFRKHFLGKEHFNYYSTDSTLGHLVFSMKYDVIGDQEHLRLLLRTKLKTYHDVIPISCLTEFPNVVQMAKLICEDVNVDRFYPVLYPKASRLIVTFDEHVISNNFKFGVIYQKFGQTSEEELFGNSEESPAFVEFLELLGQKIELHDFKGFRGGLDVAHGQTGTESVYYNFRNKEIMFHVSTKLPYTEGDTQQLQRKRHIGNDIVAIVFQDESTPFVPDMIASNFLHAYIVVQVVNPCSENTLYKVSVTARDDVPFFGPALPNPAIFKKGPEFHEFLLTKLINAEYACYKAEKFAKLEERTRTALLETLYEEMHINSQSMMGIGGDDDKMENGAAGGGGFFESFKRVIRSRSQSMDAMGLSNKKQNTVCTSHSGSFTHSAPETPKTPGISLIIPGKSPTRKKSGPFSSRRSSAIGIENIQEVQERRECSPSFQRTTDSGHISQEPKSDSSNQSSPEMPTTKNSYSVYCRAASIPEANDLSRSSSNASSFASVVEENEVLEEYDTGMESLSSAGTPHKRDSFTYSPWLEDSVSSASAASGGNSPVPPRCPQPDSGKPAEPSRPEIRIKLEKPHEQTSSHSHKKHKIKELRRARMFATTDDDDSQPPGF
- the LOC117432073 gene encoding rap1 GTPase-activating protein 1-like isoform X11, giving the protein MIEKMQGCRMDEQRCTLPPTLKTEDDYIPYPSVHEVLARTSPFPLILLPQFGGYWIEGTNHDLNSPPETEQLLSPTARIKLECNTTAKLFRKHFLGKEHFNYYSTDSTLGHLVFSMKYDVIGDQEHLRLLLRTKLKTYHDVIPISCLTEFPNVVQMAKLICEDVNVDRFYPVLYPKASRLIVTFDEHVISNNFKFGVIYQKFGQTSEEELFGNSEESPAFVEFLELLGQKIELHDFKGFRGGLDVAHGQTGTESVYYNFRNKEIMFHVSTKLPYTEGDTQQLQRKRHIGNDIVAIVFQDESTPFVPDMIASNFLHAYIVVQVVNPCSENTLYKVSVTARDDVPFFGPALPNPAIFKKGPEFHEFLLTKLINAEYACYKAEKFAKLEERTRTALLETLYEEMHINSQSMMGIGGDDDKMENGAAGGGGFFESFKSLLVPGKSPSKYGRRGSAIGIGTIEESLIIPGKSPTRKKSGPFSSRRSSAIGIENIQEVQERSRECSPSFQRTTDSGHISQEPKSDSSNQSSPEMPTTKNSYSVYCRAASIPEANDLSRSSSNASSFASVVEENEVLEEYDTGMESLSSAGTPHKRDSFTYSPWLEDSVSSASAASGGNSPVPPRCPQPDSGKPAEPSRPEIRIKLEKPHEQTSSHSHKKHKIKELRRARMFATTDDDDSQPPGF